In the Eptesicus fuscus isolate TK198812 chromosome 22, DD_ASM_mEF_20220401, whole genome shotgun sequence genome, GTCTACTTAGCCTGAGAAGAAGGGAATGATACTTTTCTCCCCGCTCAGCATCCTGCACACAGAATAACCCTGCAACATTGAGAGGTATCAATGCAGTTCTTTAGGAAGAGGATGCTGTTTCTCTGGGGACTTTAGGTTATTACAACTCACTGCTGACATCTATGTGTGAGAAACCAGAGACTCTACACTGTGTATTGCGTGCCTCTTTTTCCCTAGATGTTCTATGCCCCCTAGACATCTTAGAAGAGCTGTTGGAAAGGAAAGCCACCTTTTCTGGGGAGGTTTCACTGTACCAAATTTAGCAAATGCATTTCAGATGAGTTCGTACTCATGTTTCTATGAGAACATTCTTAGAAGTTGGCTTCTCCAGTGTTCTGCCTTGCAAGATGAACTCCTGAAACAGGGCCTCCACTCGACATGGTTGTGGTTTCCAAAGGGAAGACCATGTGTAACCATTGAGGGGCAAGGAGTAGGAATCTGAAGCGTGAAAATACTGTGCTACTCACAGGAGTGAGCTTCCCCTGGTATCTGGTATGGGTAGGATGAGGCATGAGTGGGACATGACAGGAGGAAGCTGGGACCACCCCTTTTCTAGGGGAAAGCTGGGGAAAGAGGTTGTTCATCAGAGTCCTGATGAAGCCAATGGAAAGAGGCGATTCTAATCTCAAGTAAATGAGACTCTGAGGAGATCCCCAAGGACCATGTTCTATCTCAGAATGTTGTGGGATTCTTCCTTTCAGTTCTGCGGCTGCTGCATTCTGGGCTTTGGGATATACTTCCTGGTCCACAACAACTTCGGGGCCCTCTTCCACAACCTCCCCTCCCTCACGCTGGGCAACGTGCTTGTCATCGTGGGCTCCATCATCATGGTGGTTGCTTTCCTGGGGTGCATGGGCTCCATCAAGGAGAACAAGTGCCTGCTTATGTCGGTGAGTCTCTCGCAGGAGATGTGGTGCcctaagtgggggtgggggtggggacagcatgACTTAAGGCCCAAGCAAGATGTTTTTTGGCAGCTCACCTATGGGCACAGGGAAATCAGAGGGGCGGGAGATTGGCACCTCAGAAACATAAGATTGGCCTCTGCCTAAATCCTCCTGGCATGAGTCTGTATTTCGGAGTCACTGACTAATGGAAAACCTAGTCACTAGATTCTTCTGAGTGCTGTGACCCTCCTAAAAGGGCAGCGGTGCTTCCCCATCTCCTGTCTGCACAAGGTACGCCACAGTGGGAGTGGCCTGGTTTAGGCGAGGGCCtaggctgcagccactgaggtcTAACGTGAGGGATAGCAGAGCTCTCAGTTGTCCCTGGTCTGCTAACTACCCAGAGGAGCACCTTTAAGCTTAGGTCTAGCCTCTAAGCTCTTGGAAAGAGGAGCTCCTTGTTTCTCTTGTGTGCCCAGATCAGAGCTTGGTATGGTTCCCAATCGCTTAAAGAAGGATCACTTGGTTCTTCTTAAAGTCATCTGGTTAATCTTCTTTCCGTTATGGGTCATCTCTGAAACTGGAGTCCAGAGATAGAATAAGAAAGTCCCAGTTCTCTGCTCTAGCtggcttggcttagtggatagagcatcagcctgcagactgaagggtcccaggttcgattctggccaagggcacatgcctgggtttcgggcttggtccgcagtagggggtgtacaagctctcatcattgatgtttctatctctctccccttctcccttcctctctgaaatcaataatatatatatatatatatatatatttttattatatttttttttttttttttaaagtcccagTTCTCAGGTAGTTCCCAGACTAATGGCGAAAGGTGGAACATAACAGGCATGCGGAAAGGTTTTAAGTAGTCAGAATTCATGTTGGGGTAAAAAGGTAAAGGAAAGAGAATAAGTGAAAGTGTGGATGTGGTTAACACAAAGGGAATCGGCATCTAAAGTTGGAGATAAATATGAATTAGAACCGGGGATTACAGGTTCTAATTCATATTCTCCCCATCTATACAAATAGCCCTGCTCTTGCAGAAAGGACCAGGCCCCAAACTCTAAAGACAATGTTTGGCCAAAATGGTTTCATTGATTTGACAAATGGTATTGCATATATACATTATGCACCTGGAGCTCAATACACACCTGGGACAGGAACAACAAAGAAGACAGCTGACCTGCCCTCTAGAGTCTTGGAATCTAGTTGCAGGAAAAGAATACATATTCCTCACAAGACAAGAGGGGGCTTGTGAAGGCCCAACAGGCAGGAACAAGAACCTCCTGCACATGTGCGGAGACGTGACTGGATGCTCCCAGGATGCCGTGGGAACAGGGGGAGAACTGGGATCTGTGCTGTGAGCGTGTCTCTGCTTCTCCCCAGTTCTTTGTCCTGCTGTTGATCATCCTCCTTGCTGAGGTGACCTTGGCCATCCTGCTCTTCGCGTATGAACAGAAGGTAAGTTACACAGGGCACAGCTCCTTGTCCTATTGCAGAGAATGGGGAGCGGGCGGTGGAGAAGAAGTTGGCACGAAAGAAGTTCTACCATTAGAGGTAGAAGCAAAGTGGGAGGATGGAGGAAAGGGATTAATCATAATTGGGAAGATAAAAACATTCATGAAGGATATTGCGTTTGTGTGGGTCTTTGAAGGataagaaggaagaagagtgaaAGCAAGTCTATCTTgctcctgcctgcttttctccatGCGTTGGCAATACGGAATGGTGCCTGAGAGCCACGGCTCTGACTGGCCCTTTCCTCCTTTAAAACCCAGAGTTCTGGAAGCACACGTGACCGCTGTGTGCTTCCTCCTTCAGTGCCGTCTCACCCTCAGCACTCCTtcccatgcaaaaaaaaaaaaaaaaaaatccaggacctctcccctcccttccttagCTCTGAGGAGACCATTTGGAAGGGAGGGGCAAATGGGACTGCTCAACTGTCCTAGAAATTCACCTGCTTTTTACACTGTCTCCCTGCGGGCATGTTCCCTGTGCAGCTGGGCGAGTCGGTGCGGGAGGGCCTGACTGACAGCATCCAGCGATATCACTCGGACAACAGCACCAAGGCGGCGTGGGACTCCATCCAGAAGTTTGTGAGTGCGGATGGGCCCCGCCCCAGCTCAACCCTGACTTCATTCTCTAACCTCGGACCCTGGAGGCTAAAAGGCACTTCCTTCCCTGGGAGTTTCAGAATCTATGGTCCATTGCCCCTGGGTCAGGTCCAGAATATGCTTGCCAAGAATCACCTTGGTTCTTCCTTAAGTCATTTGGGTAATCTTATTTATGTTGTGGGTCATAACATAAAGAAGGTTAATCGGGTTGTCTAcagtctctctctcatcctccacCACTCAGATAGGCTCCTGGTTTAAGTCCTACTAAGGAAGACCAAAACATGTCATACTAGATTAGTTTGCACCTTCTCCAAAATTTCCCTGAAAACAGAAATGATATAATACAAGAAATCTCTTTTAAATTCCTAAGTAGCCCAAATCCTGCTTGATACCTACCCCATTAGCATGCCATTCTTCATTCCCCCTCCCCATCCACAAATACCCACATTAACTCTGCATCCCTGCCTTGGTATGTTGGGGGACAAAGCAGGGTGAGGgagccagcctggcactggcataGTCTGTGTCTCAGACAACACCACTTGGCCACATGGGGCcg is a window encoding:
- the CD53 gene encoding leukocyte surface antigen CD53; this encodes MGMSSLKLLKYVLFFFNLLFWFCGCCILGFGIYFLVHNNFGALFHNLPSLTLGNVLVIVGSIIMVVAFLGCMGSIKENKCLLMSFFVLLLIILLAEVTLAILLFAYEQKLGESVREGLTDSIQRYHSDNSTKAAWDSIQKFLHCCGVNGTSDWTSGPPATCPKDPQVKGCYIKAKSWFQSNFLYIGIITICVCVIQVLGMSFALTLNCQIDKTSQALGL